One Fundulus heteroclitus isolate FHET01 chromosome 11, MU-UCD_Fhet_4.1, whole genome shotgun sequence DNA segment encodes these proteins:
- the LOC118564492 gene encoding hepatitis A virus cellular receptor 1 homolog — protein sequence MKVLLLLLLLTVSGCDNISVVGQIGQEVSLRCRYNIKYYNASGICWGRGELPNRGCSNQLVGTGEYKEETRVSSRYQLLGRLDKGDVSLTIQNLREEDAGRYACRVGIPGWFNDLKHYVDLTVERGLPPSPPPETQILTERPDSAGTTADLMTTENLLTSCTDSSTTAECKNKLMVVLVCVPLLLVVLVTAGVLFIMGPADLTVIESTMTTCVYQRVPESHVGPSVQQLKTKTTTETHYC from the exons ATGAaggtcctgctgctgctgctgctgctcacag tgtCAGGATGTGACAACATCAGCGTTGTTGGTCAGATCGGTCAGGAAGTGTCTCTGAGATGTagatataatataaaatactaTAATGCATCGGGTATTTGCTGGGGTCGAGGTGAGTTACCGAATAGAGGCTGCAGCAATCAGCTCGTTGGTACAGGTGAATACAAAGAAGAGACCAGAGTTTCCAGCAGGTATCAGCTACTGGGTCGACTGGATAAAGGAGACGTTTCTCTGACCATCCAGAACCTCAGAGAGGAAGATGCTGGAAGATACGCATGCAGAGTGGGGATACCTGGATGGttcaatgatctgaaacattatgTTGACTTGACTGTTGAGAGAG GTCTGCCTCCATCACCTCCACCAGAGACACAGATACTCACAGAGAGACCAGATTCTGCTGGGACCACAG CAGATCTCATGACCACAGAGAACCTCCTGACTTCCTGCACTGACAGCAGCACCACAGCTGAG TGTAAGAACAAGCTGATGGTGGTTCTGGTGTGTGTTCCGTTACTGTTGGTGGTTCTGGTCACAGCAGGCGTGCTCTTCATTATGG GACCTGCAGACCTGACAGTCATTGAGTCGACCATGACCACGTGTGTTTATCAGCGGGTTCCAGAGTCACATGTTGGTCCATCTGTCCAGCAGCTGAAGACAAAAACAACTACTGAGACCCATTACTGCtga